The genomic window TCGATGTCGAAAGGATCAATATTATCGAAAAGGACGGAATGCTAAAAATGGTCATCAGCAATAAAGAAAGGCAGCATCCCGGAATGGTTAATCATCAGGCCATGAAGCCGCGAGCAAGAGAAGCGGGAATGATTTTTTTCAATTCTAAAGGTAATGAATGCGGCGGACTTGTTTATGACGGTGATGATAAAGGTTCCGGAATGGTATATTCGGTAGACCAGAGAAACACAGACCAGATTATGCAGCTGCAGTATTCGGAAGCCGTAGGAAAGGAAAAAGGAAGAGTATACGGATTAAAACTTTGGGACCGACCGGACGATTTTATGCTGGAGCAACTGATAAAAGTTGATGACTCCCTGAAAAAGCTTGATAATCCGGTATTGTACAAAAAAGCTTTTGCCAAACTGAGTGAGGAAGGAAAACTCGGGAACGAACGTTTCTTTGCCGGAAAAACCGCTAACGGCGATGTAGGCATCTTTATCCGTGACAACAAAGGAAGAGTACGCCTGCAGATTTATGTGGATAAAAATAACCGAACCAATATAGAATCTTTAGATGAAGATGGAAAGGCTGTTAAAAAATGACTGAAGAGGTGAGCCATCGCCTTAAAAAGTATAAATTATTTTGTTAGAAACCATTCCATAGGGAGTGGTTTTTTAATTTAAAGTATTGATTATTAAGTTTTATGTAAACTATTAAACTTGATTTTCATATTTCGATAAAATACCTTAATTTTGCAAGAAAGTAAAGATGTCTATTCATAACAAAATTGTAGAGACAGCCATCACTTTCGATGACGTGCTTCTAGTCCCTTCTTATTCAGAAGTTTTACCTAACCAGGTTTCATTAAAATCAAGACTTACCGACAAAATTACGCTGAATGTTCCGATCGTTTCTGCTGCGATGGATACGGTAACGGAAGCTGAACTGGCTATTGCCCTGGCAAGAGTGGGAGGTTTAGGTTTCATTCATAAAAATATGACGATTGCCGAGCAGGCCGCTCAGGTAAACCGTGTAAAACGTTCCGAAAACGGAATGATCTCTGATCCGGTGACGCTTTCCAAAGAAGCAACCCTGGGAGAAGCCCGAGAGCTTATGGCGAAATACAAAATTTCAGGTCTGCCAGTAGTAAATCCGGAGAATGTATTAATAGGGATTATTACTAACAGGGATGTAAAATACCAGGAAAACCTCGAAATGAAGGTAGAAGAGATCATGACAAAAGAAAATCTGATTACTTCCGATAAAAATACCAACCTTGAAAAAGCGAAGGAAATCCTTCTTCAAAACAGAGTAGAGAAGCTTCCGATTGTAGATGCTGAGAATAAACTGGTAGGTTTAATCACCATTAAAGATATCGACAATCAGCTTGAATATCCGAATGCCAACAAAGATCAGAACGGAAGGTTAATCGTTGGAGCAGGAGTTGGAGTAGGAGAAGATACTTTGGATAGAATCGCCGCTTTGGTGGAAGCCGGAGTGGATATCATCGGTATCGATTCAGCTCACGGTCATTCCAAAGGAGTTTTAGATAAAATCTCCGACATCAGAAAAGCTTATCCGGATCTGGATATCGTTGGCGGAAATATTGTAACGGCAGAAGCAGCCAGAGATCTGATCGAAGCAGGAGCCAATGTTCTTAAAGTAGGCGTAGGGCCCGGTTCTATCTGTACGACGAGAGTAGTAGCAGGAGTAGGTGTTCCGCAGCTTTCGGCTATTTATAACGTATACGAATATGCCAAAACCAAAAATGTTGCGGTGATTGCAGACGGTGGAATCAAGCTTTCCGGCGATATCGTAAAAGCGATTGCCAGTGGAGCAGGAGCAGTAATGCTGGGATCTCTTTTAGCAGGTACGGATGAGGCACCGGGTGAGGAAATTATTTTCCAGGGCCGTAAATTTAAAACCTATCAGGGAATGGGAAGTCTTTCTGCCATGAAGAGAGGTGGAAAAGAAAGATATTTCCAAAGCGAGGCTAAAAAATTCGTTCCGGAAGGAATTGAAGGAAGAGTGCCAAGCAAAGGAAAGTTGGAAGACGTTATTTTCCAGTTAACCGGTGGACTTAGAGCCGGAATGGGATATTGTGGCGCTAAAGATGTGGAAGCATTGCAGACGGAAACCAAAATGGTCATGATTACAGGAAGCGGATTAAAAGAATCCCATCCTCACGATGTGATCATTACTCAGGAAGCTCCGAATTATTCTCTATAATAATTGATCACTAAATAAAAGCAAGGCTGTTTCATTTGAAGCAGCCTTTTTATTTTAATAGAATTTGTTACAATCTGATTAGATTTAATAGTTGTAATGAATTTCAGAAGCAGTTGAGGTATGGTCATTTAATTTTACAGCAGCTGAATTTCTTCTTGATCACATAGTTTAAAAACCTTCCCTTAGATTGTACTGTTCTGAATCTTTCAAAAACATCTTCAGGCAATTCCAGGTAATCATACACAGCACCGGACTGATAGGTAATTCTCAGAATCTCAGTCTGCGGAAAATAGACATAAGTATGAATAACAGATGACGGCATGATAAATGGGATACAAAAAATATTCCTTTATCAACAAATAACCATCGCCGGAAAGCGATGGTTATCAGGTTTTTTAATTAAATCATTTACCTAAATTATCCTTAAAATCATCAATCCGGAAATCTGTAAGGGCATTTCCTTTTTCTACCTTTTCTTTGGCGTACAAACGGAAATCGTTTTCCGTTTTTTCCAGAAGATAATCGTAAGGCCCGACATGGGAAATAAGTTTTACCAGCACAGGGGAAATTTCAAGACAGATGAAAAGACCCATGATAAAAGTTGCTGCCAAGCCGATGACCGCAGAATTTTTTCCCAACTCATCCAACGCCTGTAGTCTTGCTGCAAAACCGTTGAATTTATCTTCAAATGTTTCCGTAGATTTTCGTTCCGTTTCCAGATTGGTATAGACTTTCGAAATTTCCTTATCCAAATATTCCAGTCGGGGAGCAGCCTGTTTTCTATAATTTTCCAGATCCTGCCTTCTCTGTTCTTTCAGCTCCTGCTTACGTTTGGCATTTGGTCCGAAGCCTTCCTTACCGCTGGTTAAGCCGGATTGTTTTCCTAGGATCTCTTTTTCCAGTTCTACAGACGCCGAATCATATGATTTCTGGTAGCTGGCAATTTTATCGGAAATCTGTTTCTTTTCCGTTTCAAAAGGACCGCTTTGCTGAAGGATCCTGCCGCTCATTTCGCCCTGAAGCTGCTTCTTATTTCGCTGGATAATAGTGTTCAGCTGCTTGTTAACTTCCTTTTCAAAAATTTTAAGCTCCAACGGTTTGGAAATAATAATTCCTAAAAAAGTAGCCAGAATCAACCTCGGGATGGCCATTAAAATCTGGTTCCACCACGTCCCTGTTTTTTTGATGGAAGAAACGATATAGCGGTCGAGGTTAAAGATCATCAATCCCCACAGGACACCGAAACCAATAGCCGCCCAGATATCATCAAATACCGTATACATCGCATAGCCCGCAGAAAGGGTTGCAAAAACCGCAGTAAATAGAACGATCCCGCCGATCCCTGCAAATTTATTCCATTCGCTCGGCGTTTTTCGTAAAATGTGAATATTTCCTCCGGAGCATACCATCAGAAACTTCTGGAACCAATTGATGTTATGATTCGCTTGATTTATAGTTTGTTGGTTGTTTTTCATGACAGAAAATTTATACAAATGTACTACTAAAATCTATACCGATGTAAAAGATAGTATTATGTTTTACCCAGTATAGTTGTTTAATTATCTATTTTATTGTTAATCAGTAAATTAAATTTATTAAAGAAAATATTCTTATCTTTAAATAACAATCATTAAAAATTTAAATATGAAAAATGCAATCAGCTTTTCCCTGGTGTGCCTTACATTGGCTTTAACTTCATGTAAAAAAGAAGACAAAGTTGATGATGATCTGAAAGAAGTAGCAGCCAACATCAACAAGACCACTCCCCAGATCCTTGCCGACGGAGTTCGCCTAGACAGTGTTTCGGTACAGCCCGGTAAAATTTTCAGATATAATTATACTTTAACGGATGATACCAAAGATTCGGTAAGTCCGGATCAAATCGAGACCTTTAAAACCTCTGCAAAAGAAGGGGCACTGCGTGTAGTGAAAACATCTCCGGAAATCAAGGAATTTCGGGATCGGGATGTAACCATGGTCTATACTTACTACGATAAAGACGGTAAGAAAACTGCTGATTTTAAAATTACACCGGAAGAATACAAAACGAAGTAAGTTTAACCAGAAAATAATGAAATCCCGCAGATTTGTATAGCTGCGGGATCTTTTATTTTAAACGGTTGGGATTCTGCTTCAGAAAACTTTCCCAGCCCGTATAGGACTTGGTATCGGCAATTGTCCCCGAATTGAAGTGGTGGCAAACCGCTACCGCCAGGCCGTCGGAGGCATCCAGGTATTTGGTCGGGAATTCTTTTAAATTCAGAAGATTCTGTAGCATTCCGGCTACCTGCTCCTTACTCGCATTTCCGTTTCCGGTAATCGCCATTTTTATTTTTTTGGGAGAATACTCCGTGATCGGGATGTTCCGGTAAAGACTGGCGGCCATTGCCACGCCCTGCGCACGCCCCAGTTTCAGCATACTCTGCACGTTTTTTCCATAAAAGGGAGCTTCCAGCGCAACCTCATCTGGATGAAATTCATCAATCAGGGCAAGGGTTTTATCGAAAATATATTTAAGCTTGGTTTCGTGATTCGGGTATTTTTTTAGCAATAATTCATGAATGGAAATCATTTCCATTTTCCCTTTTTTCACGGAAATAATTCCAAAACCCATGACGGTTGTTCCTGGATCGATCCCTAAAATAATCTTCTCTGCAATCATTAGGTCAAAGATATGACTTTCTAGACTTTTTTATTAGAAATAAGAAATATTAAATCTGACAAAATTATCAATCAAAGGCTATGACTTTCAGCAAACAAAGCTATCAACTAAAAAATTAGTTCAATTAATTTATCCGAGTGTAGTATAAAAAATTAAAAATAATTTAATACATAAGAAAATTATGTATAGATTTGCTAGGTATAAAAATTCAATATTGAAAAAGAACAGTCTATATAAAGGAACTCTGCAAAACATCATTTTAAAGCTGCTGGCAAAAGAAGTAAAAATGTATGGTTATCAGATTACCCAACACGCGAAGGAGCTTACCCAGGGCGAACTGGAAATGACGGAAGGCGCGCTGTATCCTCTTTTACATAAGCTGGAATCGGAAGGCATTATTATTTCCGAAATCCAGAAAATAAACGGAAGGGACCGCAAATATTATCTGTTGACCGACAAAGGCAAAAGGCAGCAGGTAGAGCAGGAAGCTGAAATGAAAAATTATTTGTTTAATTTAAATACAATCTTCAATATATGATCACCAGGGAACAGGAAAATCAGATTACAGTTTATCTTGCTTCGAAGAAGCTATCTCCGCAGATATTTATAGAAATTAAAGATCATTTTATCCTTCAGATTACAGATCTGATGGACCGTGAGAATAAAAATTTTCAGGAGGCATTTTTAGAAACCAGATTAAGCTGGAAAAAGGAACTCGAAATGGTAAGGGCGGATCTTTTTTCTTTCAGGAGAATAGCGAGAATAGAAAAGGAGGTTTTACAAAGGAGGTTTAATAAAATGACCCTTACGGCATTACTCTTTTCCATGATCGCTGGCGGTGTCTATCTATTTTTGGGTGAAACGTATTATTATTTTTTGATTTTCGCCTTATTTATCTTTGTGTCGATCGTATTATTTGGAATTTTTTCAGGAAAAATAAGGTTCATGGAGTATCAGCAAATAAGTTTTCATCCTCTGATCATAAGAAATACTATTTTGGGGATGTTTATATTTCCGGTAGGATGTTATTTCTCGGGAGAATATGAATTCTGGAAACCGGTCTGCAATCAACTGATTATTTTTTATTCGATGACGATACAGGTTCAGCTTCTTTATTTCAGAATTAAAAAAATTAATGTTCTTATTCGGTAAATTTTAAAATTATTACACATGTTTTCAAATCAGCAGGAACAGGCCATAACCGATTATCTAATCCTTCATAAGCTTCCGCTGGATATTTTGCTGGAGGTAAAAGACCACATGATTTCCCAGATTTCGGATATTCAGGCTGACGAAAACCTGACTTTTGAAGAGGCTTTCCATAAAACACAGAAATTGTGGGAAAGTGAATTTAAACTGACGGGGTATTCATTGTTTTACAAGGAGCAGATTCCTGTTATCTTAAAGAAGATTGTTAATGAAAAGTATGCCGGTATATTCAGAAAAGCTTTGCTTTTCGGGCTCGCTTCTTTTACTGTTAATTTATTATTGGTGTATTTCTCGGCGAATCAGGAAATGTACAATGATCTTTTCCGATTCTACAATTCACTTCTGGTCATAATACCTTTCTCATATTGGGCTTTCAGTAAAAAAATGAGAAGGTTTGTGAAAAGAGATTTTAAATACCGAGAGAATTCATTTTTCACAATGTATCAACAAAATTTTGGAATGTTTGCTATCTGTGGCAATATGATTTTCCAGCTGATTATTCGTGATGATAAACATGTTTTCAGATTTTTCCGGACGGATGATCCTGTGACCGTACTTCCGCTTGTATTATCTCTAATATTGCCTTACCTCCTTCATACCATTATATTTTTTGTTCTTATCAATTTCTATGAACATAAAAAATCTCTTGATAAAATGAAGAATTTTCTGCAGGCCTAACCATGATAATTCACAGTAGTTCTGGAGGTAAGTCCCATATTCTTTTTGAGCAGGAGCTATGAAATTTTTCGTCCGCAATATTCTTCATTTTGTCTAAAGGCTATTAAAACGACTTATCAATTTTTAAAATCAGATCATAGCAACAGTTTAAACCTTAACGGAAATTAGTATTGGATTATTTTGCCATCAGATCACAGAACCAGAAAACATAGTCGCCATCTTCGTCATTGTCCGCGGACTTGGGTTTCGGATAGGATTTCTTTATAATTTCACCCATTTCAAAACTGATCGGATTTTTAAAGATCGGGCCATCAAAAGTGAACGTGTGGAATTCTCCGTTTTCTCCGCAGGGATCAACGTTTTCCGGTAAATCCGTAATAAAATACTGATCGATAATTCGTCCTGCGAAGCTTTTATCTAGATACATTTCATTTACACAAGTGACAATGGTTTTAAAACCAAGATCCAGGAATTCATGGATGAGGTCTGTGGTGTTGATTTTCCACAAAGGAAAAACGCCCTGTATGCCTACGGACTGTAACTGATCCTCCCGGTATTTCCTTAAATCTTCCAGGAAAATGTCGCCAAAAACCGAATGTGTAATGCCTTGGCTTTTACATTGATTCATCGTCCGAAGCATCAGTTCCTGGTATTCCTCCATCGAAGGTTCTGCCGGAAGCTCCAGTTTAATAAGAGGCAATCCTAAACTTTCCGCCTGTTTTTCCAGCAATGATACAGGCACACCATGCATGGAAATTCTCTGAAACTCTTTATTGATGCTGGTTAAAAGTGAGGTGATTTCGAATTGTTCTTCCTGTAAAACTTTGTACAGAGCCAGGGCGGAATCTTTTCCGCTGCTCCAGTTGAAGATGGCTTTGGGTTTCATATTGAGATAAATCTATCAAAAATAATAATGTTTTAGGTATATTTAGAAAATAAAATTTAAGAATGAAAAAAGTTTTGCTTCTTGTTTTCTTTGTACTAAGTACCTTTTCCTTTGCTCAGAGTATTAAAGTGCTAAGACAGGAAGCTGTAAAAGCTATTAACAATTATGATTTTGAAACGGCTAAAGGATATTATGAAAAAATTTTAGATAAAGGATATAAGACGTGGGAGACCTATGTTTTACTTGGTGATTGCGAGTTTCATCTTGGAGATCCTGATAAAGCGTTAATTTATTTTAATAAAGCAGAAGCAAAAGCGGATGTTCGATACCACGCAACGATTTACATTAGGAAAGGAACTATTTTTATGCAACAGAAGAAATATGAAGAAGCATGGATGCAATTTTTAAAGGTCGAGATTACAAGGCCGGAAGATCCGTCAGCAAAAAAATTACAGGCAACTGCATTATATCATATGGAAAAATACAATGATGCCTTGTTCACCCTTACTAAAGCTGAGAAACTGGATAATTCTGATCTGGAAATTAAATATTATAAAGGATTAGCGCTTATGAAGCTAAATAAAATTCCCGAAGCCTGTGAAAATTTTGAATTGGCTAAAGGTTTGGATAATACTGAATTAAAGATTGTATCTGCTCAGCATTGTATAAAACCTTAAAAAAACCTCAGAGAATTTCTCTGAGGTTTTCTAATTATTGTATTTCATCAGGTTTGAGCCATTTTATTTGGCAATCTTTAAAATATTCATTAATCGCAGGAACGGCTATTGCAGCTTTTGGATGTACATCATGAAATAAAATAATTCCTTTTCTCCATAACAGCATCAGCGTAATAACCCTGGATGAAACTTCCTGTGAAGAAATCTTTTCACTCCAATCCTGAGAATCAATATTCCATAAAAGGATCGGTTGTTTACCTTTCAATAAATAATTAATAATTTCTAAGTTTCTTTGTCCGTAGGGCGGACGAAAATAAAATGTTTTATTATTGAAATTAAATACATCTTTTATAATAGCATTGCTTTCATCGATCTGTAATTTCCAGTCGGGAAGATATTGATGGGATTTGTGGACCATGCTGTGCGAACCTATCCAATTTTCTCCATACATAGAAGCAACATTGTTTTTACCGTTCGCAGCAATTCTTTGCTGTAATTTGTCTCCTGATAAGAAAAAAATACCAATTAAATGTTGTTCTTTCAAAATGTTGATTAGCTTATCTGTATGTCCGTTTTTCGAAGTCGGCCCGTCATCAAAAGTTAATAGATAGCTTTTGTCTTTTAATTCGAAACCATTCTTTTCGGTCGAATCCAATGTGCTAATCTCGCTGCTCCTTTTATTGGATTTTGCAGCCAGACGAAGACACTCTAGAATATAGGTCTTATAAAAGTTTTTGGAATTTTGATACCAGCCTTTCAACTCTTCGGGTAATTTGGCTGGAAGACTTTTTGTAGCTAAAAGCAGTTCCTGATAAGTAGGATTTGCCTTTACAGAAATTATTTCAGAGAGAGCATTTGATTCCAGATCTTTAAAATTAGTAACCAATCGATCTTCAGTCTGCTTCTTCCATGTTTTTATGCCTTCGGAAGTGCCGTCTTTAACCCCTAAAGTTTTTAATAATTCTGTTCCATTATAAGCATCAATCTCATTAAAAGTCTTTAAAAATACCAACATTTCCATTTTGGAAGCAACATCAAAATCTTTACTGCTTTTCATCGACAGTTTCCATAAATCGCGATTTGCGGTCGCAATATTAGAAGGGCCTTGTGAAAAGAAAAAATTTGAGAATAGGATGAAGAATAAAAAAAGTTTTCTCATTATCTCATCTTTGCTTTTACCCTTAACAGAGCTTTATCATATACCGGATTTTCTTTATTTTCTTTAGCTAAACCATAATAGTAGAGCGCATCAGAGTATTGTCCGCTGTTTTCATAAATTTTAGCAATATTATAATACGAACTCGCTTTAATCGTATTATCATTTGCAAATTTAATCGCTTCTCGATTTGCCCAGATTGCTTCTGCATGTCTGCCTATTTTACTGAATGCAAGACCTAAATTGCTGTAGATTTGTCCATCAAAAGGATTATATTCCAGTGCCTGCTGATAATAGTTAACAGCCAACTCTATTCTGCTTGCATGATAATAATTTTCTCCTTGTTTATTAATATCAAGTGCTCTCTGCTTGTCGCTTTCGGTAATAGAAGTGCTTGGGGTTGATGAATATCGGTAGTTGCTTAGTAAGCTCTTTACTCCTTCCCACGAAGTGGAATTTTCAAAATTATTAATATCAATGATATTTCCTGACTCATCGATCATAAAAACGACCCAAACTGTACCCTTTTTCTGTTTAGGAACTTCATAGCTTTTAATTAAAGTATTTCCGATATAAACATATACTTTGGCGTTACTTCTGTTTGAAAGCGTCTGATTATCAATTTCTGTTCTGTCGGAAAAATCATGTACAGCGTAAATATATTTCTGGTTTTGGGCTCTTTTCTCAATCGTAATGGTTTCCGGACCAAAGCTGTCCGTATCGTCTACATCAAGATTGGCATTGGTCCCTTCTTGATGATAATAACAAATATGATTGTTCGGATAAGAGAGATGTGAATCCAGATCAGAAGGATATTTTCCCCAGCTCAGAACGATTCTCATTCCGTCCAGGTCTTCCATAATGGGACTTAAGGCATAAGTTAGGCCACCGAAAGGCCCTTTTGTAACCAACGTAGAATAGCCGTCTTTTTTAATAATTAAAGTAATCTCATTATTCGCATCGATAAATTGTGGTGGGATAGTTGCTTTCCCGGAAGCATCTGTGCTTGTAGTTTCTGAAGTTTCACCGTTTTTTTGGAAAATAATCTGTGCATTTGGAATGACTTTGTCTTTAACGACAGCACTTAAAACCAGCAACTCATTATTTTTTTGAGCAAAAACTAGAGATTGCCAAAAAAGAAAAAGCAAAAGAATTTTTTTCATGGAATGTTTTTTTATTTAATCGGTCCCAAATATAAAAAATCCTCCAATATTTTGAAGGATTAATTTCATTTGAATAAAATCTTATTTGTATTATTTAAAACAGGTAGCAGGAAAAATTGCCTGTCCGGCTACGGACCTACATATTCCTTCTATACTTCCCGCCCACTTCAAACAGGGCATTCGTAATCTGCCCAAGCGAACAGTATTTCACAGCATCCATCATCACCTCAAATAAATTTTGCTGGTTGATGGCAGCATATTGTAGTGTTTTTAAGGCTTCTTCCGATTTATCTTCATTTGATTTCTGGAAATTGTGAAGCATTTCGATCTGGGCCTGTTTTTCTTCTTCGGTAGAACGGATGACTTCTCCCGGACGAACCGTTGGTGAACCGTCTTTTCCTAAGAACGTATTCACTCCGATGATTGGATATTCTCCGGTGTGCTTCAACCATTCGTAATGCATGGATTCCTCCTGGATTTTGGAACGTTGGTACATGGTTTCCATTGCTCCCAATACACCGCCTCTTTCCGTAATACGGTCGAATTCTGTATAAACGGCTTCTTCTACAAGATCCGTCAGTTCTTCGATGATGAACGAGCCCTGAAGCGGATTTTCGTTCTTCGCAAGTCCCAACTCTTTATTGATGATCAGCTGAATTGCCATGGCTCTTCTTACAGATTGTTCCGTAGGAGTGGTAATTGCTTCATCATATGCATTGGTGTGGAGTGAGTTACAGTTATCATAAATCGCATACAATGCCTGTAAAGTCGTTCGGATATCGTTAAAATCAATTTCCTGCGCGTGAAGCGAACGGCCGGAAGTCTGGATGTGGTATTTTAGCATCTGGCTTCGTTCGTCAGCGCCGTATTTCAGCTTCATGGCTTTGGCCCAGATTCTTCTGGCAACCCGGCCGATCACCGAATATTCAGGATCGATCCCGTTGGAGAAGAAGAAAGATAGGTTAGGGGCAAAGTCGTTGATGTCCATTCCTCTGGATAAATAATATTCCACATAGGTGAAACCGTTGGCCAGGGTAAAGGCCAGCTGGGAAACAGGATTTGCACCGGCTTCCGCAATATGGTATCCTGAAATGGAAACGGAGTAGAAGTTCCTTACTTTTTCCTTAATGAAGTATTCCTGAACATCACCCATCAGCCTTAAGGCAAATTCTGTAGAGAAAATACAGGTATTCTGAGCCTGATCTTCTTTTAAAATGTCGGCCTGAACCGTTCCACGGACTGTAGCGATGGTTTTGGCTTTTATTTCTGCGTATACATCGGCAGGAATGATTTCATCACCGGTAATTCCCAAAAGTTTTAAGCCTAGGCCATTATTGGAAGGTGGCAATTCGCCGTTGTATTTCGGTCTTGCTAAACCTTTGTCATCGAATTTTGCTTTTAAAGCGTCCTCAACCTTAGCCTCAAGCTTATTTTCAATAATATATTTTTCAACGTTCTGATCGATGGCAGCATTCATAAAGAAAGCAAGCAGCATCGGCGCCGGGCCGTTAATCGTCATGGAAACAGAAGTCAGTGCATTTACCAGATCAAATCCGGAATAGAGTTTTTTAGCGTCATCCAATGTCGCAATAGACACTCCTGCATTCCCGATCTTACCATAGATATCCGGTGGTAAAGCAGGATCCTGACCGTAAAGCGTCACCGAGTCAAAAGCGGTAGACAACCGTTTGGCCGGCATTTCTGCTGATACATAATGAAATCTTCGGTTGGTTCTTTCAGGACCTCCTTCTCCGGCAAACATTCTCGTCGGGTCTTCTCCGGTTCTTTTGAAAGGATAAATTCCCGCTGTATAAGGGAAACTTCCCGGAAGGTTTTCCTGGCCTTTCCATTTGATCAGGTCACCCCAATCGTTGTATTTCGGTAAAGCGATTTTCGGAATTCGTAGGTGGGATAAAGATTCCGTTGAGGTTTCCACTTTAATTTCCTTCCCTCGTACGAAATAGGAATAAAACTCTTCATGGAATGCTTTTTTGGTATCGTCCCACGTTTTCAGGAAGTCGATGTTTTCCTGCTGAAGTTCTTTTTCAGCCTTTTGATATTCAGCATCTAAAGTCTCATTCGAAATAATTTTTTTAACACCGTTGATATGATACATTGTTCGGGCCAATTCTGCCTGTTTTTCAATGTTGGCGTCATATTGTCGGTTGTTTTCTACGATTTCAGAAAGGTAGCGGACTCTTTTTGGAGGAATAATTGTCACTTCTTCCGTCACTTCCTGCTCAACAAAAGTCTGGAATTGAGGAGCATTATTACCCTGAGCCTGTCGAAGGGTATCATTAACTTTAGAAACCAACCGGTTGTAAAGCTCTGTGGTTCCGTGGTCATTGAACTGGGAAGCCTTCGTAGCGTACACCGGCATTTCATCCAACGGCTGCTCCCATAGCAAATGATTTCGCTGGAACTGTTTTCTTACTGCCTGAAGGGCATCCAGCGCACCGCGTTTATCCGATTTATTTAAAGCGACTAAATCAGC from Chryseobacterium sp. SORGH_AS_0447 includes these protein-coding regions:
- a CDS encoding methylmalonyl-CoA mutase family protein → METQKYTPNNKVRIVTAASLFDGHDAAINIMRRVIQGTGCEVIHLGHDKSAEEVVNTAIQEDANAIALTSYQGGHNEYFKYIYDLLREKNSPQIKIFGGGGGVILPEEIKELMDYGIDRIYSPDDGRELGLQGMIDDLVQKSDFATGKEATAQDLDAISFENPTSIAKIISAVENFSEEKPELVQAIDEKSKDLTIPIIGITGTGGAGKSSLTDELVRRFLRSNPDKKMAIISIDPSKKKTGGALLGDRIRMNAINDPRVYMRSMATRENNVSVSPFIQSALNVLKLAHPDVIILETSGIGQSGSEVSDFADVSMYVMTPEYGASTQLEKIDMLDYADLVALNKSDKRGALDALQAVRKQFQRNHLLWEQPLDEMPVYATKASQFNDHGTTELYNRLVSKVNDTLRQAQGNNAPQFQTFVEQEVTEEVTIIPPKRVRYLSEIVENNRQYDANIEKQAELARTMYHINGVKKIISNETLDAEYQKAEKELQQENIDFLKTWDDTKKAFHEEFYSYFVRGKEIKVETSTESLSHLRIPKIALPKYNDWGDLIKWKGQENLPGSFPYTAGIYPFKRTGEDPTRMFAGEGGPERTNRRFHYVSAEMPAKRLSTAFDSVTLYGQDPALPPDIYGKIGNAGVSIATLDDAKKLYSGFDLVNALTSVSMTINGPAPMLLAFFMNAAIDQNVEKYIIENKLEAKVEDALKAKFDDKGLARPKYNGELPPSNNGLGLKLLGITGDEIIPADVYAEIKAKTIATVRGTVQADILKEDQAQNTCIFSTEFALRLMGDVQEYFIKEKVRNFYSVSISGYHIAEAGANPVSQLAFTLANGFTYVEYYLSRGMDINDFAPNLSFFFSNGIDPEYSVIGRVARRIWAKAMKLKYGADERSQMLKYHIQTSGRSLHAQEIDFNDIRTTLQALYAIYDNCNSLHTNAYDEAITTPTEQSVRRAMAIQLIINKELGLAKNENPLQGSFIIEELTDLVEEAVYTEFDRITERGGVLGAMETMYQRSKIQEESMHYEWLKHTGEYPIIGVNTFLGKDGSPTVRPGEVIRSTEEEKQAQIEMLHNFQKSNEDKSEEALKTLQYAAINQQNLFEVMMDAVKYCSLGQITNALFEVGGKYRRNM